A portion of the Nitratidesulfovibrio termitidis HI1 genome contains these proteins:
- a CDS encoding CRISPR-associated helicase/endonuclease Cas3: protein MNYAHTLANRPESDWEPLSRHLEEVADLAADFASAFGAREWGLAAGLLHDVGKHSAAFQAYLRASAAGKGPGRGPDHSTAGAQWAHGHYKQGVGRLLAYVLAGHHAGLPDGFESLSPRLKRAVEPWHSPDDDIAARVPDIAGLPLAGRMPSLGFQLMLFVRMVFSCLVDADSLCTEAFTTPDKTAWRRGYLPLSELSTRLDRHLGHLGARAPATPVNELRAGILAACRNAALHAPGLFSLTVPTGGGKTLSSLAFALDHARAHGLRRVIYAIPYTSIIEQTARVFREALDDTDDQAVLEHHSNFVPLRADGTPVTPRRDGQDDDAGEGRRSVLAAENWDAPVVVTTNVQFLESLFAARRSPCRKLHNIARSVVILDEAQMLPPEHLLPCLEVLRALVLDYGCSVVLCTATQPALGKREGFDRGLEQVREITPDPEQLAAALRRVEVTDAGPLDDAQLAARLAGQPQVLCVVNTRPHARALYELLAPQGDAVHLSAAMCPAHRTEVLRGVRQRLLQGQPCRVVATQLVEAGVDIDFPVVYRAMAGVDSLAQAAGRCNREGKLERGQVYLFTPQASPPENSTQQGRMQQKHTPPFVQQAAQAARTALRRNPDPLALDTVEAYFRELYWQKGDKLDSANLLPLMRDGAQRLDFPFPEVAHLFRLIPDDTIPLLIPYDDNARALIAELPYIPAPARLLRRAQRYTVGVYPRVLAALVQAGAARLATEECAVLINEDLYDDRMGLCADNPTFRNPESLLG from the coding sequence ATGAACTACGCGCACACCCTTGCGAATCGACCGGAATCGGACTGGGAGCCGCTTTCGCGACATCTTGAAGAGGTGGCAGACCTCGCGGCGGACTTCGCTTCCGCCTTCGGAGCCAGGGAATGGGGTCTGGCGGCAGGCCTGCTGCACGACGTCGGCAAGCACTCGGCAGCCTTTCAGGCCTATCTGCGCGCTTCGGCCGCAGGCAAGGGCCCCGGGCGCGGGCCGGACCATTCCACCGCCGGGGCGCAGTGGGCGCACGGGCATTACAAACAAGGCGTGGGCAGGTTGCTGGCCTACGTTCTGGCCGGACATCATGCGGGGCTGCCTGACGGCTTCGAGTCGCTGTCCCCGCGTCTGAAGCGGGCGGTGGAACCGTGGCACAGCCCCGACGACGACATCGCCGCCCGCGTGCCCGACATTGCCGGTCTGCCGCTGGCCGGGCGTATGCCGTCGCTCGGATTTCAGCTGATGCTTTTCGTGCGTATGGTGTTCTCGTGTCTCGTGGATGCGGATTCCCTGTGCACCGAGGCCTTCACCACGCCGGACAAGACTGCATGGCGGCGCGGCTACCTTCCGCTTTCGGAACTGAGTACCCGGCTGGATCGCCATCTGGGCCACCTTGGCGCCCGCGCCCCGGCCACCCCGGTGAACGAGCTGCGCGCGGGCATCCTTGCCGCCTGCCGCAACGCGGCCCTGCACGCCCCCGGCCTGTTCTCGCTGACCGTGCCCACCGGAGGCGGCAAGACGCTTTCCTCCCTCGCCTTCGCGCTGGACCATGCGCGGGCCCACGGGTTGCGCCGCGTGATCTACGCCATCCCTTACACCAGCATCATCGAGCAGACCGCCCGGGTCTTCCGCGAGGCCCTGGACGACACCGACGACCAGGCCGTGCTGGAACACCACTCCAACTTCGTGCCCCTGCGCGCCGACGGCACGCCGGTCACCCCCAGACGAGACGGGCAGGACGACGACGCGGGCGAAGGCCGCCGCTCCGTACTGGCCGCGGAAAACTGGGACGCGCCGGTGGTGGTGACCACCAACGTGCAGTTCCTCGAATCCCTGTTTGCCGCCCGGCGGTCCCCCTGCCGCAAGCTGCACAACATCGCCCGCAGCGTGGTGATTCTGGACGAGGCGCAGATGCTGCCTCCGGAACATCTGCTGCCCTGCCTGGAAGTCCTGCGCGCCCTCGTGCTGGACTACGGGTGCAGCGTGGTGCTGTGCACGGCCACGCAGCCTGCCCTTGGCAAGCGAGAAGGCTTCGACCGGGGCCTGGAACAGGTGCGGGAAATCACCCCGGATCCGGAACAGCTTGCCGCCGCGCTGCGCCGGGTGGAGGTGACCGACGCGGGCCCCCTGGACGACGCGCAACTGGCCGCCCGGCTGGCCGGGCAGCCGCAGGTGCTGTGCGTGGTCAACACCCGGCCCCACGCGCGCGCCCTGTACGAACTGCTCGCCCCGCAAGGAGATGCGGTGCACCTTTCCGCCGCCATGTGCCCGGCGCACCGCACGGAAGTGCTGCGCGGCGTCCGCCAGCGCCTGCTTCAGGGCCAGCCCTGCCGGGTGGTGGCCACCCAACTGGTGGAGGCCGGGGTGGATATCGACTTTCCCGTGGTCTACCGCGCCATGGCGGGGGTGGATTCGCTTGCGCAGGCCGCCGGGCGCTGCAACCGCGAGGGCAAGCTGGAGCGCGGGCAGGTGTATCTGTTCACGCCGCAGGCCAGCCCGCCGGAAAACAGCACGCAGCAGGGTCGCATGCAGCAGAAACACACTCCCCCGTTCGTTCAGCAAGCCGCGCAAGCCGCGCGCACGGCGCTGCGCCGCAACCCGGACCCGCTGGCCCTCGACACCGTGGAGGCCTATTTCCGCGAACTCTACTGGCAGAAAGGGGACAAGTTGGACAGCGCCAACCTGTTGCCCCTGATGCGGGACGGCGCGCAGCGCCTGGACTTTCCCTTTCCGGAAGTGGCGCACCTCTTCCGGCTGATCCCCGACGACACCATTCCGCTCCTCATTCCTTATGACGACAACGCGCGCGCCCTGATTGCCGAACTGCCGTACATACCGGCCCCGGCCCGCCTGCTGCGCCGCGCCCAGCGCTACACGGTGGGGGTGTACCCCAGGGTGCTGGCCGCGCTGGTGCAGGCCGGAGCAGCGCGCCTGGCTACAGAAGAATGCGCGGTACTGATAAACGAAGACCTGTACGATGATCGGATGGGACTGTGCGCGGACAACCCCACCTTCCGGAATCCGGAAAGCCTGCTGGGGTGA
- a CDS encoding 2-hydroxymuconate tautomerase family protein, which produces MPYVNIRITREGATSEQKAALIQGVTQLLVDILGKNPATTVVTIEELDTDNWGVGGETITARRKRGA; this is translated from the coding sequence ATGCCCTACGTCAACATCCGCATCACCCGCGAAGGCGCCACCAGCGAGCAGAAGGCGGCGCTCATCCAGGGCGTCACGCAGTTGCTGGTGGACATCCTCGGCAAGAACCCCGCCACCACCGTGGTGACCATCGAAGAACTGGACACCGACAACTGGGGCGTGGGCGGCGAAACCATCACCGCGCGGCGCAAGCGCGGGGCCTAG
- the tsaA gene encoding tRNA (N6-threonylcarbamoyladenosine(37)-N6)-methyltransferase TrmO, with product MDTTLRPIGVIVSPLTELSQCPKQGDEGAPEAWVEIAAPYVPGLDTLTPGLSLTLLTWLHRADRDVLSVHPRGDTRRPRRGVFNTRSPARPNPVGLHEVRLLELAPGADGGVRLRVAPLEALDGTPVIDIKTSYRQRQPEPVPEGGTGSDGNTDRATKTEANGNSNRSPSVHVISGSAPSPWGEGIPDGYADELRRICLRGWQRGLYSGFNGNASLRIGTACLLTCSGAAKGDLGPGDLALVDIASGAVLAGGKPSSEGAMHLAIYRARPDAMAVVHTHPPRLLALGSLVGPDDMLRLPIYESELLRGQLGFAPAHAPGTQELADAMAAAAVTRDAVWMERHGLCCTGPSAARALALAEELEHLAGVQLTVLSAHGTVRG from the coding sequence ATGGACACCACCCTGCGGCCCATCGGCGTCATCGTGTCGCCGCTCACCGAACTTTCGCAGTGCCCCAAGCAGGGCGACGAGGGCGCGCCCGAGGCGTGGGTGGAGATTGCCGCGCCCTACGTGCCCGGCCTGGACACCCTGACGCCGGGCCTGTCGCTGACCCTGCTCACCTGGCTGCATCGCGCCGACCGCGACGTGTTGTCCGTGCACCCGCGCGGCGATACGCGCCGCCCAAGGCGCGGCGTGTTCAACACCCGCTCGCCCGCCCGGCCCAACCCGGTGGGCCTGCACGAGGTGCGCTTGCTGGAACTGGCCCCCGGCGCGGACGGTGGCGTGCGTCTGCGCGTGGCCCCGCTGGAAGCGCTGGACGGCACGCCGGTCATCGACATCAAGACTTCGTACCGCCAGCGCCAGCCGGAACCGGTGCCCGAAGGTGGCACAGGCTCCGATGGTAATACAGATCGTGCGACAAAAACGGAAGCAAATGGTAATTCAAATCGCAGTCCTTCCGTACACGTCATCTCCGGTTCCGCCCCGTCGCCATGGGGCGAAGGCATCCCCGACGGCTACGCCGACGAGTTGCGGCGCATCTGCCTGCGCGGCTGGCAGCGCGGCCTGTATTCCGGGTTCAACGGCAACGCCAGCCTGCGCATCGGCACGGCCTGTCTGCTGACCTGCTCCGGCGCTGCCAAGGGTGATCTGGGCCCCGGCGACCTCGCGCTGGTGGACATCGCCAGCGGGGCGGTGCTGGCCGGGGGCAAGCCCTCGTCCGAGGGGGCCATGCATCTGGCCATCTACCGCGCCCGGCCCGACGCCATGGCCGTGGTGCATACCCATCCGCCCCGGCTGCTGGCGCTGGGTTCGCTGGTCGGGCCGGACGACATGCTGCGCCTGCCCATTTACGAATCGGAACTGCTGCGCGGGCAGTTGGGCTTCGCGCCCGCCCATGCCCCCGGCACCCAGGAACTGGCCGACGCCATGGCGGCTGCCGCCGTCACCCGCGACGCGGTGTGGATGGAACGCCATGGCCTGTGCTGCACGGGCCCTTCCGCCGCCCGCGCCCTGGCCCTGGCCGAGGAACTGGAGCATCTGGCCGGGGTGCAACTGACCGTGCTGTCCGCTCACGGCACGGTGCGGGGCTGA
- a CDS encoding ATP-dependent helicase: protein MIDCQNELNPAQYQAATTLEGPVLVIAGAGSGKTRTIVYRLANLVEQGVPASAILLLTFTRKSAREMLHRAGRLLEHSATAAVHGGVHGVTGVQGGTFHAFAYSVLRQFRPSGYEAGDLTVMDGADIVDAVRHCKDNLGIGKGDRSFPRTQNIVGLISKSRNKELDIDEVIRREAFHLLVHSEGIGRIAAAYHAYRRDHGLLDYDDLLFELERLLRERADVLEWCRAKFRYIMVDEYQDTNLVQARLVHLLAGEGGNIMAVGDDAQSIYAFRGADVRNILDFPKLFPAAQIIKLEENYRSVQPVLDLTNAILAEAPQAYRKKLFAAREGGDRPQVVRPLSDLTQASLVVSRIVEFLRSYPPHDIAVLFRAGYQSYHVEVQLNKLGVKFRKYGGLRYSEAAHVKDVLSYARLVLNPLDLPAFQRIAAMSKGVGPKTTLKLYEVARQGNPEATSRACLRYPELRADLTLLDGLRKRPHTPTSLLEEVMEHYKPRMEAAFPDDWPRRQQGLEQLLQIAASYRDLDLFISDLSLEDPGEEEENRDSVVLSTIHSAKGLEWGAVLLIDLVEERFPSRHAIARAEDFEEERRLMYVACTRARDHLCLFVPASLYSRGDGGNQPAVPSPFVRELPAHLFDEMHESYSGGLMRRDVQNGQRGAGFGGGRGGAGGVGGGGFAQGGRFDGAPGIPRPPMFAEGATPGRAGGAGRPLPGVTHPGGGQAGAQVGGQLSPQSGPDTAAPSLLAGGTAPAGQCGYCTHRIFGRGKIVQHLPPDKYRVNFPGFGLKVIMAEYLTLESD, encoded by the coding sequence ATGATAGATTGTCAAAACGAGCTGAATCCCGCCCAGTATCAGGCCGCCACAACCCTGGAAGGCCCGGTGCTGGTCATTGCCGGTGCGGGCAGCGGCAAGACGCGCACCATCGTCTACCGGCTGGCCAATCTGGTGGAGCAGGGCGTGCCCGCGTCGGCCATCCTGCTGCTTACCTTCACCCGCAAATCCGCGCGAGAAATGCTGCACCGGGCCGGGCGACTGCTGGAACACAGTGCCACCGCAGCCGTGCATGGCGGGGTGCACGGGGTCACCGGGGTGCAGGGCGGCACCTTTCACGCCTTTGCCTATTCGGTGCTGCGCCAGTTCCGCCCCTCCGGTTACGAGGCGGGCGACCTTACCGTCATGGACGGCGCGGACATCGTGGATGCGGTGCGCCACTGCAAGGACAACCTGGGCATCGGCAAGGGCGACCGGTCCTTCCCGCGCACCCAGAACATCGTGGGGCTCATCAGCAAGTCCCGCAACAAGGAACTGGACATCGACGAGGTGATCCGGCGCGAGGCGTTCCACCTGCTGGTGCACTCCGAAGGCATTGGCCGCATCGCCGCCGCCTACCACGCCTATCGCCGCGACCACGGCCTGCTGGATTACGACGACCTGCTGTTCGAACTGGAACGGCTGCTGCGCGAACGGGCCGACGTGCTGGAGTGGTGCCGCGCCAAGTTCCGCTACATCATGGTGGACGAATATCAGGACACCAACCTGGTGCAGGCCCGGCTGGTGCATCTGCTGGCGGGCGAGGGCGGCAACATCATGGCCGTGGGCGACGACGCCCAGTCCATCTACGCCTTTCGTGGGGCGGACGTGCGCAACATCCTGGATTTCCCCAAGCTGTTCCCCGCCGCGCAGATCATCAAGCTGGAAGAGAACTACCGCTCGGTGCAGCCGGTGCTGGACCTGACCAACGCCATTCTGGCGGAGGCCCCGCAAGCCTACCGCAAGAAGCTGTTCGCCGCGCGTGAAGGGGGCGACAGGCCGCAAGTGGTGCGCCCGCTCAGCGACCTGACGCAGGCCTCGCTGGTGGTGTCGCGCATCGTGGAATTTCTGCGCAGCTACCCGCCGCACGACATCGCCGTGCTGTTTCGGGCGGGGTACCAGTCGTACCACGTGGAAGTGCAGTTGAACAAACTGGGCGTGAAGTTTCGCAAGTACGGCGGGCTGCGCTATTCGGAGGCAGCCCACGTCAAGGACGTGCTGTCCTACGCGCGGTTGGTGCTGAACCCGCTGGACCTGCCCGCGTTCCAGCGCATTGCCGCCATGTCCAAGGGGGTGGGGCCAAAGACCACCCTGAAGCTGTACGAGGTGGCCCGTCAGGGTAACCCGGAGGCCACCAGCCGCGCCTGCCTGCGCTACCCGGAACTGCGCGCCGACCTGACCCTGCTGGACGGCCTGCGCAAGCGCCCGCACACGCCCACCTCGCTGCTTGAGGAAGTGATGGAGCACTACAAGCCGCGCATGGAAGCCGCCTTTCCCGACGACTGGCCGCGCAGGCAGCAAGGGCTGGAGCAACTGCTCCAGATTGCCGCATCCTACCGCGATCTTGACCTGTTCATCTCCGATTTGTCTCTGGAGGACCCCGGCGAGGAAGAGGAAAACCGCGACAGCGTGGTGCTGTCCACCATCCACTCGGCCAAGGGGTTGGAGTGGGGCGCGGTGCTGCTGATCGACCTGGTGGAAGAGCGCTTCCCCTCGCGCCACGCCATTGCCCGCGCCGAAGACTTCGAGGAAGAGCGGCGGCTGATGTACGTGGCCTGCACCCGCGCCCGCGACCACCTGTGCCTGTTCGTGCCCGCCAGCCTGTACAGCCGGGGCGACGGCGGCAACCAGCCCGCCGTGCCCAGCCCGTTCGTGCGCGAACTGCCCGCCCATCTGTTCGACGAGATGCACGAAAGCTATTCCGGCGGGCTGATGCGCCGTGATGTGCAAAACGGACAAAGAGGCGCGGGCTTCGGCGGCGGCAGGGGCGGAGCCGGTGGGGTAGGTGGCGGCGGCTTTGCGCAGGGGGGGCGCTTCGACGGCGCGCCCGGCATTCCCCGACCGCCCATGTTCGCGGAAGGGGCCACGCCGGGCCGGGCAGGGGGGGCAGGACGACCGTTGCCCGGCGTAACGCACCCCGGCGGCGGGCAGGCAGGGGCGCAGGTTGGCGGGCAACTCAGCCCGCAATCCGGGCCTGACACTGCCGCGCCGTCACTGCTGGCTGGCGGCACGGCTCCGGCGGGCCAGTGCGGCTACTGCACCCACCGTATCTTCGGGCGTGGCAAGATCGTGCAGCACCTGCCGCCCGACAAGTACCGCGTGAACTTTCCCGGTTTCGGCCTCAAGGTGATCATGGCCGAATACCTGACGCTGGAATCTGACTGA
- a CDS encoding alkaline phosphatase family protein: MHTDTRPRLVVLGLDGLPFSLARHLCAQGRTPNLARIAASPHASALAAELPDLSPVNWTSFYTASGPETHGVYGFTRFNVTTRQLSLADFSQVAAPTIFDRLGERGLTSRVINLPNTYPARPIPGMLVSGFVAHDLARAVYPPFLLGPLTGAGYKLEADTARGGSAPAHLLAELRVTLASRRAALRLLWPDLAWNLFVLVLTETDRLFHFLWDAVTDEGHPQHPACMEFLAEWDALLGEVLDLAKALSARDGRPVRLLALADHGFGPVRAEVDLNAWLRRQGLLRQVTPGGVEQCHELDATTLHPDSAAFALDPGRIYLRTRRRFPDGTLDEAAGRHLAERLRRELMELTFEGAPVFRAVLTADEAYGPEVPGQGALGQPGPVPTGPVLTGSGQIGSELGVAGATVAGPTISGAGKRLLPGTGQSGPASGPVPEPAAPPVPEDGPPLRWAAPDLVCVPAYGFDLKAKWNRSQVFGLPEQYGRTGTHTPDDAFWYDSQPDGVAPVSVRDAGALVLRHFGLDAPERTVAYPAVLTGQPDWRGAKVAALGHGGMASGTAPGPPSASGPSGESGESGKSGKSGPSGPTHTDVSPAALSDSPAIRTR, from the coding sequence ATGCACACGGACACGCGCCCCCGTCTGGTGGTGCTGGGGCTGGACGGCCTGCCGTTCTCGCTGGCCCGCCACCTTTGCGCCCAGGGCCGCACCCCCAATCTTGCCCGCATCGCCGCATCCCCCCACGCGTCGGCCCTGGCTGCCGAGCTTCCCGACCTTTCGCCGGTCAACTGGACCTCGTTCTACACGGCGTCCGGCCCGGAAACGCACGGGGTGTACGGCTTCACGCGGTTCAACGTGACCACGCGGCAGCTGTCGCTGGCCGATTTCTCGCAAGTGGCCGCGCCCACCATTTTCGACCGTCTGGGCGAGCGCGGGCTGACCAGCAGGGTCATCAATCTGCCCAACACCTACCCGGCGCGGCCCATTCCGGGCATGCTGGTGTCCGGGTTCGTGGCGCACGACCTTGCGCGGGCGGTGTATCCGCCGTTCCTGCTGGGGCCGCTGACCGGGGCGGGCTACAAGCTGGAGGCCGACACGGCGCGTGGCGGCTCGGCCCCGGCCCATCTGTTGGCAGAACTGCGTGTTACCCTGGCCTCGCGCCGCGCTGCGCTGCGCCTGCTGTGGCCCGACCTTGCGTGGAACCTGTTCGTGCTGGTGCTGACGGAAACCGACCGGCTGTTCCACTTCTTGTGGGACGCGGTGACGGACGAAGGGCACCCGCAGCACCCGGCCTGCATGGAATTTCTGGCGGAATGGGACGCGCTGCTGGGCGAGGTGCTGGACCTCGCCAAGGCCCTTTCCGCGCGCGACGGCCGCCCGGTGCGCCTGCTGGCGCTGGCCGACCACGGCTTCGGCCCGGTGCGGGCAGAGGTGGACCTGAACGCCTGGCTGCGCAGGCAGGGCCTGTTGCGTCAGGTCACGCCCGGCGGGGTGGAGCAGTGCCACGAGCTGGACGCCACCACCCTGCACCCGGACAGCGCGGCCTTTGCGCTGGACCCGGGACGCATCTACCTGCGCACCCGCCGTCGCTTTCCGGACGGCACGCTGGACGAGGCGGCAGGGCGGCATCTGGCCGAGCGGCTGCGGCGCGAACTGATGGAACTGACCTTTGAGGGTGCCCCGGTGTTCCGCGCCGTGCTCACGGCGGATGAGGCCTACGGGCCGGAGGTGCCGGGGCAGGGGGCGCTGGGACAGCCTGGCCCGGTTCCGACTGGCCCGGTTCTGACTGGTTCGGGCCAGATCGGTTCGGAGTTGGGTGTTGCCGGGGCAACCGTTGCCGGACCGACCATTTCCGGGGCAGGCAAACGGCTGCTGCCCGGCACGGGCCAATCTGGCCCGGCTTCCGGCCCGGTTCCCGAACCAGCCGCACCCCCTGTTCCGGAAGACGGCCCGCCCCTGCGCTGGGCCGCGCCGGACCTGGTCTGCGTGCCCGCCTATGGCTTCGACCTGAAGGCCAAGTGGAACCGCAGCCAGGTCTTCGGCCTGCCGGAACAGTACGGGCGCACCGGCACCCATACCCCGGACGACGCCTTCTGGTACGATTCGCAGCCGGACGGTGTCGCACCCGTCTCGGTGCGTGACGCGGGCGCGCTGGTGCTGCGCCACTTTGGTCTGGATGCTCCGGAGCGTACCGTGGCGTATCCGGCGGTGCTCACCGGGCAGCCGGACTGGCGCGGCGCTAAGGTGGCCGCACTGGGGCATGGCGGTATGGCTTCCGGAACTGCGCCCGGCCCGCCAAGCGCGTCTGGCCCGTCTGGCGAGTCTGGCGAGTCTGGTAAATCTGGCAAGTCAGGTCCGTCCGGACCGACGCACACCGACGTTTCGCCTGCGGCACTTTCCGATAGCCCGGCCATCCGTACGCGCTGA
- the cas5c gene encoding type I-C CRISPR-associated protein Cas5c, protein MSFGVSLAVWGEYACFTRPEFKTERVSYDVITPSAARGLLEAIYWKPAIAWVVDRIRVLNPIRFDSVRRNEVGCKIPLGSVTAAMKDPERPLGILVEDERQQRATLLLRDVRYVIDAHFEARDEDGRNTAKHRDIFLRRAARGQCFHMPYLGCREFPASFAPLDDAPSSPLDDALKGERDLGWMLHDLDYGSDGERQPRFFRACMQDGVIDVPPLRSPEVRA, encoded by the coding sequence ATGTCCTTTGGCGTCAGTCTTGCGGTCTGGGGAGAGTACGCCTGCTTCACCAGGCCGGAGTTCAAGACCGAGCGCGTCAGCTATGACGTCATCACGCCTTCGGCGGCGCGCGGGCTGCTGGAGGCCATCTACTGGAAACCCGCCATTGCGTGGGTGGTGGACCGCATCCGCGTGCTCAACCCCATCCGGTTCGATTCGGTGCGGCGCAACGAGGTGGGCTGCAAGATTCCCCTCGGGTCCGTCACTGCGGCCATGAAGGATCCAGAACGGCCACTGGGCATCCTTGTGGAGGACGAACGGCAGCAACGGGCCACCCTGCTGCTGCGCGACGTGCGCTACGTCATCGACGCCCATTTCGAAGCCCGCGACGAGGATGGCCGCAACACAGCCAAGCACCGCGACATCTTTCTGCGGCGCGCGGCCAGGGGGCAGTGCTTCCACATGCCCTATCTGGGCTGCCGCGAGTTCCCCGCCTCATTCGCACCACTGGATGATGCCCCATCCTCCCCCCTCGACGATGCCCTGAAGGGCGAGCGCGACCTTGGCTGGATGCTGCACGACCTGGACTACGGGTCCGACGGCGAGCGGCAGCCGCGCTTCTTCCGGGCCTGCATGCAGGACGGCGTTATCGACGTGCCGCCCCTGCGCTCTCCGGAGGTGCGGGCATGA
- a CDS encoding thiamine-phosphate kinase, translating to MTRLASEDDFLAAIDRHFTNAHPHLCVGRGDDCAVIACPPRMAVSTDLFNEHSHFRTSYFTPGDIGHKALAVNISDLAACGARPLGFSLALAAPADLSREFCDGMLSAMAALAREHDMALSGGDLTRGDALSLCITVWGGPAPRPAHAAIMEAGGGNGVPDGKEDGGEGVGILLHPAAGDTPPFLRRGGCRPGDHLFLVGRVGLARVGLLALESMGPEAARLYPEACRAHLRPRPQVAAGLALAGICGAGDARIALMDVSDGLARDLPRLIGADRGSGLGAELVMDAEALPDEVRAYALANDLDPVDIAITGGEDYALLGCCRPAMFDAVRAAVPGLTPLGQVTADGVVLINGDLPASAGFDHFSG from the coding sequence ATGACCCGGCTTGCCTCCGAGGACGATTTTCTCGCCGCCATCGACCGCCATTTCACCAATGCCCACCCCCACCTGTGCGTGGGGCGCGGCGACGACTGCGCCGTCATCGCCTGCCCGCCGCGCATGGCCGTGAGCACCGACCTGTTCAACGAGCACAGCCACTTCCGCACCAGCTACTTCACACCCGGCGACATCGGCCACAAGGCCCTGGCCGTGAATATCAGCGATCTGGCCGCCTGCGGCGCGCGCCCGCTGGGCTTCAGCCTGGCGCTCGCCGCGCCCGCCGATCTTTCACGCGAGTTCTGCGACGGAATGCTGTCCGCCATGGCGGCACTGGCCCGCGAGCATGACATGGCCCTGTCCGGCGGCGACCTGACCCGTGGCGATGCCCTGTCCCTGTGCATCACCGTGTGGGGCGGCCCCGCACCGCGCCCGGCCCATGCAGCGATCATGGAAGCTGGTGGAGGGAATGGTGTCCCGGACGGTAAGGAGGACGGCGGCGAAGGTGTCGGCATCCTGCTGCATCCCGCCGCCGGAGACACGCCGCCCTTCCTGCGCCGGGGCGGTTGCCGGCCGGGTGACCACCTGTTTCTTGTGGGGCGCGTGGGTTTGGCCCGCGTGGGCCTGCTGGCGCTGGAAAGCATGGGGCCAGAGGCCGCCCGCCTGTACCCGGAGGCCTGCCGCGCCCATTTGCGCCCGCGCCCGCAAGTGGCGGCGGGGCTGGCGCTGGCGGGCATCTGTGGTGCCGGTGACGCGCGCATCGCGCTCATGGACGTGTCCGACGGCCTTGCGCGCGACCTGCCCCGACTCATCGGCGCGGACCGGGGCAGCGGCCTTGGCGCGGAACTGGTCATGGACGCCGAAGCCCTGCCCGACGAGGTGCGCGCCTACGCCCTGGCCAACGACCTGGACCCCGTGGATATCGCCATTACGGGCGGCGAGGACTACGCCCTGCTGGGCTGCTGCCGCCCCGCCATGTTCGACGCGGTGCGCGCCGCCGTGCCGGGCCTGACCCCGCTCGGGCAGGTCACCGCCGATGGCGTGGTGCTGATCAATGGTGACTTGCCCGCGTCCGCCGGGTTCGACCATTTTTCGGGGTAA